One window of the Falco biarmicus isolate bFalBia1 chromosome Z, bFalBia1.pri, whole genome shotgun sequence genome contains the following:
- the MED18 gene encoding mediator of RNA polymerase II transcription subunit 18 produces MEAPPVTMMPITGGTINMMEYLLQGSILDQSLESLLHRLRGLCDNMEPETFLDHEMVFLLKGQQASPFVLRARRAMDKSGMPWHLRYLGQPEIGDKNRHALVRNCVDIATSDNLTDFLVEMGFRMDHEFMAKGHVFRKGIMKIMVYKIFRILMPGNTESIEPLSLSYLVELNVVAPAGQDIVSDDMRNFAEQLKPLVHLEKIDPKRLM; encoded by the exons ATGGAGGCGCCCCCCGTCACCATGATGCCCATCACGGGCGGCACCATCAACATGATGGAGTACCTGCTCCAAG GGAGCATCCTGGACCAGAGCCTGGAGAGCCTGCTGCACCGCCTGCGCGGCCTGTGCGACAACATGGAGCCGGAGACCTTTCTGGACCACGAGATGGTGTTCCTGCTGAAGGGGCAGCAGGCCAGCCCCTTCGTGCTGCGGGCGAGGCGGGCCATGGACAAAAGCGGGATGCCCTGGCACCTGCGCTACCTGGGCCAGCCAGAAATAGGTGACAAGAATCGCCACGCGCTGGTGCGCAACTGCGTAGACATTGCTACTTCGGACAACCTGACAGACTTCCTGGTGGAGATGGGCTTCCGCATGGACCATGAGTTCATGGCCAAAGGGCACGTGTTCCGCAAGGGCATCATGAAGATCATGGTGTACAAGATCTTCCGCATCCTAATGCCAGGGAACACGGAGAGCATTGAGCCACTCTCCCTCTCCTACCTGGTGGAGCTAAACGTGGTAGCGCCAGCAGGACAGGACATTGTTTCTGATGACATGAGGAACTTTGCTGAGCAACTGAAGCCTCTCGTGCACCTGGAAAAAATTGACCCCAAAAGGCTTATGTGA